One genomic segment of Desulforegula conservatrix Mb1Pa includes these proteins:
- a CDS encoding efflux RND transporter permease subunit — MLITEVSIKRPVFATVMMLTLLVLGMFSYSKLSTDLYPNVEFPVLTITTVYEGAPPETVEREVTRKIEEAVNPVQGVKHISSTSQEGVSFIVVEFTLETKINDASQDTRSKINAIKGDLPKECDESVIQKMDSASAPVISVSVKSSKLGPKELTTLVDKRIKRRLENSTGVGKVNLIGESMREVNIWLDPVRLESLGLGVNEVIQGLRQENVDTPLGRLNRSGYEFPVRVSGKPSEVSGYPDMIVAWREGRPIRLKEIASIKDGIKEPRSLALLNGVPAISLDILKQSGANTVDVAEGIKKIVSTLSKELPEGVEIEIIRDMSVFILESVEDVQVTMILGGILTVLIVFCFLISWRSTVITGITLPISVISSFIIMQALGFTLNTLTLMGLSLAIGLLIDDAIVVRENIVRHLQMGKDHVAASLDGTKEIGLAVLATTLSIMAVFVPVAFMKGIIGRFFYQFGITVAFAVAISLFVSFTMDPMLSSKWHDPDAGKEHDPDHQKNFIFRMLALFNIFFEDVADRYTITISWALDHKKTVIAMGAGAFIFAILMAPFVGSAFFTEYDQGEMQINFEASPDAGLDETRSRAEEILKVVHGTPGVKLSYATIGAGDNGTVREGIIYIKLKDKKEREHSQSELVEIMRKGVQKIPGVTTSFMDPGSFHAMAPINLNLKGDDLEGLKIQSEKIKKVMGEVKGVVDINSSLDQEKSEVKLFVDRARAVDVGVSTGQVVETLAPLIGGMKVSTYEDKDGDAYDLRVRLSDEYRMNPAQLGKLTLLSVRPDGSRVLVPVADVAEFKMSISPAKIQRLDLRRRITLSADTAEGMALGDAINAIKEKVSKLDLPSEYTVSWSGEAEDMAETFQYIFEALLLAIILIYLILAAQFESFVAPVSIMMSLPLSLVGVILTLYFTGDTLNIMSLIGLIMLMGLVTKNAILLVDYAIVLRKEGMDRKSSLIKAGRTRLRPIIMTTAAMIFGMLPLALALGPGAEMRAPMARAVIGGLVTSTLLTLIMVPVAYSVLDDATAFIIKLIKGNKGHDLTH; from the coding sequence ATGCTTATTACCGAAGTCTCAATAAAACGCCCTGTGTTTGCCACAGTTATGATGCTGACCCTTCTGGTTCTCGGCATGTTTTCCTACAGCAAGCTCAGTACGGATCTTTATCCAAATGTAGAATTCCCTGTACTAACAATAACAACTGTTTATGAAGGCGCTCCTCCTGAAACAGTTGAACGAGAGGTTACAAGAAAAATTGAAGAAGCGGTGAATCCTGTCCAGGGTGTAAAGCATATTTCATCTACGTCCCAGGAAGGCGTATCTTTCATTGTCGTGGAATTTACCTTAGAAACAAAGATAAACGACGCATCCCAGGACACAAGATCAAAAATAAACGCCATAAAGGGTGATCTGCCCAAGGAATGCGATGAATCCGTAATACAAAAAATGGACTCTGCATCAGCTCCGGTCATATCGGTTTCAGTGAAATCATCCAAGCTTGGGCCCAAAGAACTCACAACCCTTGTGGATAAAAGGATTAAGCGCAGACTCGAAAACTCGACCGGAGTCGGCAAGGTAAACCTCATCGGAGAGTCAATGAGAGAGGTCAATATCTGGCTTGACCCTGTCCGCCTCGAATCCTTGGGGCTTGGAGTGAATGAGGTGATCCAGGGACTCAGACAGGAAAACGTCGACACCCCTCTTGGAAGGCTAAACAGAAGCGGTTATGAATTCCCTGTAAGGGTTTCCGGAAAACCGTCCGAAGTCTCGGGCTATCCGGACATGATTGTGGCATGGCGTGAAGGCAGACCAATAAGACTCAAGGAAATCGCGTCCATAAAAGACGGAATCAAGGAACCAAGATCGCTCGCCCTTTTAAACGGAGTTCCGGCCATATCCCTTGACATACTGAAGCAGTCAGGAGCCAATACTGTTGATGTGGCCGAAGGGATCAAAAAGATTGTTTCCACACTTTCAAAAGAGCTGCCCGAAGGCGTTGAGATCGAAATCATAAGGGATATGTCGGTCTTTATCCTGGAATCTGTTGAGGATGTTCAGGTGACCATGATTCTTGGAGGTATCCTGACCGTTCTGATTGTTTTCTGCTTTCTTATTTCATGGCGATCCACGGTCATTACAGGCATAACCCTTCCAATAAGCGTAATCAGCTCCTTCATAATAATGCAGGCCCTCGGATTTACCCTGAATACACTTACGTTAATGGGACTTTCGCTTGCCATCGGGCTCCTCATAGATGACGCGATTGTTGTCCGGGAAAACATAGTGCGCCATCTCCAGATGGGGAAGGATCACGTAGCTGCCTCCCTTGACGGAACAAAGGAAATCGGCCTTGCGGTTCTTGCAACAACTTTGAGCATCATGGCTGTTTTTGTTCCGGTAGCTTTCATGAAGGGGATCATAGGAAGATTTTTCTACCAGTTCGGCATAACAGTTGCTTTTGCGGTTGCGATCTCGCTTTTTGTTTCCTTCACCATGGACCCCATGCTTTCTTCAAAATGGCATGACCCTGATGCAGGAAAAGAGCATGATCCGGATCATCAGAAAAACTTCATTTTCAGAATGCTGGCTTTGTTCAATATCTTTTTCGAAGATGTGGCAGACAGATATACAATAACAATCTCATGGGCGCTGGATCATAAAAAGACAGTCATCGCCATGGGAGCAGGCGCATTCATATTCGCCATTCTCATGGCTCCTTTCGTAGGCAGTGCTTTCTTCACCGAATACGATCAGGGTGAAATGCAGATCAATTTTGAGGCATCGCCCGATGCCGGCCTTGATGAAACAAGGAGCAGGGCTGAAGAAATCCTTAAAGTCGTGCACGGAACACCAGGCGTGAAACTGAGTTATGCCACGATCGGCGCAGGAGACAATGGAACTGTGCGCGAGGGCATTATCTACATAAAACTCAAGGATAAAAAGGAAAGAGAACACAGCCAGTCCGAACTGGTCGAGATAATGAGAAAAGGCGTACAGAAAATACCGGGTGTCACAACTAGCTTCATGGACCCGGGCAGTTTCCACGCCATGGCCCCAATAAATCTCAACCTCAAGGGAGACGATCTTGAGGGCTTAAAGATCCAGTCTGAAAAAATCAAAAAAGTTATGGGCGAAGTAAAAGGCGTGGTTGATATCAATTCCAGCCTTGACCAGGAAAAAAGCGAGGTCAAACTTTTTGTGGACAGAGCAAGAGCTGTCGATGTTGGTGTTTCAACAGGCCAGGTTGTGGAAACCCTTGCCCCTCTGATCGGAGGCATGAAGGTCAGCACTTACGAAGACAAGGATGGAGATGCCTATGACTTAAGGGTAAGGCTTTCAGATGAATACAGAATGAACCCTGCCCAGTTAGGAAAACTGACCCTTCTCTCTGTCCGGCCTGACGGCAGCAGGGTGCTTGTGCCTGTGGCGGATGTCGCAGAATTCAAAATGTCCATTTCACCTGCCAAAATCCAGAGGCTGGATCTAAGGCGCAGAATAACCCTGTCTGCGGACACGGCAGAAGGCATGGCTCTTGGCGATGCCATAAACGCCATAAAGGAAAAGGTTTCAAAGCTTGATCTGCCCTCGGAATATACGGTTTCATGGAGCGGAGAGGCAGAGGACATGGCCGAAACTTTCCAGTATATTTTCGAGGCACTCTTGCTTGCGATAATCCTGATCTACCTGATTCTTGCAGCCCAGTTCGAAAGCTTCGTGGCTCCCGTATCCATCATGATGTCCCTGCCGCTTTCCCTCGTAGGGGTCATCCTGACCCTTTATTTCACAGGAGACACCCTTAACATCATGTCCCTTATCGGGCTCATCATGCTCATGGGTCTTGTAACTAAAAACGCCATACTTCTTGTGGACTACGCCATAGTGCTCAGGAAAGAGGGCATGGACAGAAAAAGCTCGCTCATAAAAGCCGGAAGGACAAGGCTCAGACCAATCATAATGACAACGGCGGCCATGATCTTCGGCATGCTCCCGCTTGCCCTCGCTCTTGGGCCAGGAGCTGAAATGCGCGCACCCATGGCAAGGGCTGTAATTGGAGGGCTTGTAACGTCTACTCTCCTTACCTTGATAATGGTGCCTGTAGCATATTCGGTTCTTGATGACGCCACTGCCTTTATCATTAAACTGATTAAAGGCAATAAAGGCCACGATTTAACTCATTGA
- a CDS encoding efflux RND transporter periplasmic adaptor subunit — protein sequence MKKWIIVSGAALLLFAAIGVKYMAKQKNSEEKAGDSSDLVAVDTAKPEKKDLQRFVEVYGSLAPKTSTEVKSEIPGRVAEIRVKEWDSVTPQDILLELDPTDFKVELNRNEAGLQMAKAQHLEAKAGLNRAMREWERTMKLKEAGLVTGQEVDERKSELESAEARANLAEAQIGQAQAMVAESKRNMSKTKVYAPITGAVSERKVDKGDWVDRGAPLFAVVDNRILDLTANVPATEFPKVREGQNLVFSVDGLPGQTFTGSVKRLNPLVSSSDRSGRIQAEVSNAEGKLRGGIFARGKIVIEEKKQALTVPKNALLSFNIEKGTASVFVIKSPDTAVLKNVATGLATEETIEITSGINDNDDIVIRGGFNLKDGTKVTVTNSRQQAEPAAADKAGKGNSTQEKK from the coding sequence GTGAAAAAATGGATCATTGTTTCTGGCGCCGCACTTCTTTTATTTGCCGCAATCGGTGTCAAGTATATGGCAAAACAGAAAAACTCCGAGGAAAAAGCAGGCGACTCGTCAGATTTAGTTGCTGTTGACACAGCAAAACCTGAAAAAAAGGATCTCCAGCGTTTTGTCGAGGTTTACGGAAGTCTCGCACCCAAAACATCTACTGAAGTAAAAAGCGAGATACCCGGGAGAGTCGCTGAAATACGTGTCAAGGAATGGGACAGCGTTACTCCTCAAGACATCCTTCTTGAACTCGACCCCACAGATTTTAAGGTTGAGCTTAACAGAAACGAGGCAGGACTCCAGATGGCAAAAGCCCAGCATCTCGAAGCAAAGGCAGGTCTTAACAGGGCCATGCGAGAATGGGAAAGGACAATGAAGCTTAAAGAAGCCGGCCTTGTAACAGGTCAGGAAGTTGACGAAAGAAAGTCCGAACTTGAATCAGCAGAAGCAAGGGCAAACCTTGCAGAAGCCCAGATTGGCCAGGCCCAGGCCATGGTAGCTGAATCAAAAAGGAACATGTCCAAAACAAAGGTTTATGCTCCTATCACAGGGGCTGTTTCTGAAAGAAAAGTTGACAAAGGAGACTGGGTGGACAGGGGAGCACCGCTTTTTGCCGTGGTTGACAACAGAATTCTGGATTTAACGGCAAATGTTCCTGCCACAGAATTCCCAAAAGTCAGGGAAGGCCAGAATCTTGTATTTTCAGTTGATGGTCTGCCAGGCCAGACTTTCACAGGCAGTGTTAAGCGTCTTAATCCCCTTGTAAGCTCATCGGACAGATCAGGCAGAATTCAGGCAGAAGTAAGTAACGCAGAAGGCAAACTGAGGGGCGGAATTTTTGCCAGGGGCAAAATCGTAATTGAGGAAAAAAAACAGGCCCTCACTGTTCCAAAAAATGCCCTTCTTTCTTTTAATATTGAAAAAGGAACGGCCTCTGTCTTTGTTATTAAAAGCCCTGATACGGCTGTTCTTAAAAATGTCGCGACCGGTCTTGCCACAGAAGAAACAATAGAAATCACCTCAGGAATTAATGATAATGACGACATTGTTATAAGGGGGGGCTTTAATCTTAAGGACGGAACAAAAGTGACTGTTACAAACAGCAGACAGCAGGCAGAACCCGCAGCAGCAGACAAAGCCGGCAAAGGCAACTCAACCCAGGAAAAAAAATAA
- a CDS encoding biotin--[acetyl-CoA-carboxylase] ligase — MITGIIIPKEGIFGINTLNSGFPFTECPENWKKDILDLEPWTLNKFDSKDLSFEYFSAQYCESLYPVFVFEKCSSVMDLIPMLKKQELVRDWGSVISVTQTKGRGRFCRKWESTPGNIHAAIQFPDIYEDFSSLASMIVSVIMIEFFRKHGIEPGLKWPNDIIFGGKKIAGILVEKKQSGYIVGIGVNLKDNPALSEMREGFAFPAGMVSLPENAGGPLKIWIDFMNTLVKRTYEIVYSIGLSGFISIASGMLVWKGELVRVSDIPEGEIYGEILGIGATGGLRVGESCREKEIFSGTVVRVNNR, encoded by the coding sequence ATGATTACCGGAATTATTATTCCCAAAGAAGGGATCTTCGGAATAAATACTTTAAATTCAGGATTCCCCTTCACTGAATGTCCTGAAAACTGGAAAAAAGATATCCTCGACCTTGAGCCCTGGACATTAAATAAATTTGATTCAAAAGATCTTTCCTTTGAATATTTTTCCGCGCAGTATTGTGAGTCACTTTATCCTGTTTTTGTTTTTGAAAAATGCTCTTCTGTCATGGATCTGATTCCCATGTTAAAAAAACAGGAACTTGTCAGGGACTGGGGTTCTGTAATTTCGGTGACCCAGACAAAGGGCAGGGGAAGATTCTGCAGAAAATGGGAGTCAACTCCAGGAAACATTCATGCGGCAATTCAGTTCCCGGATATTTATGAAGATTTTTCCAGCCTTGCCTCAATGATTGTTTCAGTCATTATGATTGAGTTTTTTAGAAAACACGGGATAGAACCCGGATTAAAATGGCCGAACGATATAATTTTTGGGGGTAAAAAAATTGCCGGCATCCTCGTTGAGAAAAAACAATCCGGGTATATCGTGGGTATAGGAGTTAACCTAAAAGATAATCCCGCACTATCGGAAATGCGCGAAGGTTTTGCTTTTCCGGCAGGAATGGTTTCTTTGCCTGAAAACGCAGGCGGGCCCCTGAAAATATGGATTGACTTCATGAATACACTTGTAAAAAGAACTTATGAGATTGTTTACTCTATAGGATTGTCTGGGTTTATATCGATTGCAAGCGGCATGCTTGTATGGAAAGGAGAGCTTGTAAGGGTCTCGGATATACCGGAAGGCGAGATCTACGGTGAGATACTTGGAATAGGTGCAACCGGCGGTCTTAGAGTCGGCGAATCATGCCGTGAAAAGGAGATTTTTTCAGGAACAGTGGTCAGAGTAAATAATAGGTAA
- a CDS encoding TolC family protein, with the protein MKHFLRISAFVFALSATIVPNASAGQKNLTMEECLKLTLDYSRDILLAREGINISEGRYIEERASAFPYIGTETSIKRYRDEAIEKTGLPPTYSKILGIPSPTLEQSEMESKLTLAQPVFTWGQVSAAINAAKHDMKSSEFKLQEVRQLALRESATVFYALLLGMELEKTAKDSIAQKQRHLNEAERKFKMEVATDYDVLSARVALTNAEPELTRVQNSIRLLKDRVRYFTGMEGDFEAKGTLVCDIEKPENLEKILSEANANRPDIKYYMSQVDTFNELVKVAKGSNKPRLDLKGELGIKKYVEHGEEYPGKNWNAGLYLTFPLFDGLRGKGQVMQAESRVTSYEVELKKLQDQILLDARQAINDVNEAIEIVKSLEATTVQAERLLQMAEAGYKYGVKTKLEVDDADSNLLSARINLAKARHDYLTAKTKLNWVKGLDLNECLANNCKAMNGKNDKL; encoded by the coding sequence ATGAAACATTTTTTAAGGATATCAGCTTTTGTCTTTGCCCTTTCGGCCACAATCGTGCCAAACGCTTCTGCCGGGCAGAAAAACCTCACAATGGAAGAATGCCTGAAGCTAACGCTTGATTACAGCAGGGATATTCTACTGGCCAGGGAAGGAATCAATATATCAGAAGGACGGTATATTGAAGAAAGGGCCTCGGCATTCCCTTATATAGGTACAGAGACAAGCATAAAGAGGTACAGGGACGAAGCCATAGAAAAAACAGGACTGCCACCGACATATTCAAAGATCCTTGGTATTCCAAGCCCGACGCTCGAACAGAGCGAGATGGAATCAAAACTGACTCTTGCCCAGCCTGTTTTTACATGGGGTCAGGTCAGTGCGGCCATAAATGCGGCAAAACACGACATGAAATCTTCCGAATTCAAGCTTCAGGAAGTCCGCCAGCTTGCGCTCCGGGAATCGGCAACCGTTTTTTATGCCCTGCTTCTCGGCATGGAGCTTGAAAAAACTGCAAAGGACAGCATAGCCCAGAAACAGCGCCATCTTAACGAGGCGGAACGCAAATTCAAAATGGAGGTGGCCACAGACTATGATGTTCTTTCCGCAAGGGTGGCCCTTACAAACGCCGAACCAGAGCTTACAAGGGTTCAAAACAGTATCAGACTGCTAAAAGACAGGGTCAGATATTTCACAGGCATGGAAGGAGATTTCGAAGCAAAAGGCACACTTGTCTGCGATATTGAAAAACCTGAAAATCTTGAAAAAATTCTCTCGGAAGCAAATGCTAACAGACCAGATATCAAATACTATATGAGTCAGGTTGACACCTTCAACGAGCTTGTCAAGGTGGCAAAAGGTTCTAACAAACCAAGACTCGACTTAAAGGGAGAACTTGGCATAAAAAAATATGTAGAACATGGAGAGGAATACCCAGGCAAAAACTGGAATGCTGGACTTTATCTCACTTTCCCCCTTTTTGACGGATTAAGAGGCAAAGGCCAGGTAATGCAGGCCGAAAGCAGGGTAACAAGCTACGAGGTTGAACTTAAAAAGCTTCAGGATCAGATTCTTCTTGATGCACGCCAGGCAATAAACGACGTGAATGAAGCTATTGAAATCGTAAAAAGTCTTGAAGCCACCACAGTGCAGGCAGAACGTCTCCTCCAGATGGCTGAAGCTGGTTATAAATATGGCGTAAAAACAAAACTGGAAGTAGATGATGCTGACTCCAATCTTCTTTCAGCAAGGATAAATCTGGCAAAGGCAAGACATGATTATCTTACTGCAAAAACAAAACTCAACTGGGTTAAAGGTCTTGACCTGAATGAATGCCTTGCCAATAACTGCAAGGCTATGAATGGAAAAAACGATAAACTGTAA